Proteins encoded in a region of the Pseudomonas syringae KCTC 12500 genome:
- a CDS encoding SdiA-regulated domain-containing protein has protein sequence MASTAAKPPRTKKRFAYLRNMRWYSWLLVVALLGYGLAFIMHWDDRALLWFQERFESKAGRHASIWLPDYHVDIDAKVLPGMEKDEASDLSYNPVTKTLFAVMGKNAFLVELTLTGDVLRKIPLVGWSNPEGVAVMNDGLIAITDERQHKLTIVKVNADTTTLNIADFPQYELGKSSNQNKGFEGIAWDPQRQQLILGEERPPALYTWKSDGSDVLTGDKQPLPSRSLDMRNLSSLSIDPRTGHMLALSADSHMLLEVDEQGEQVSFMTLLGGMNGLKDTIPRAEGVALDEAGTLYMVSEPNLFYSFHRALHKH, from the coding sequence ATGGCCAGTACTGCCGCAAAGCCGCCTCGTACTAAAAAACGCTTCGCTTACCTGCGCAACATGCGCTGGTATTCGTGGTTGTTAGTGGTTGCCTTGCTGGGCTATGGGCTGGCGTTCATCATGCATTGGGATGACCGCGCGCTGCTCTGGTTTCAGGAGCGGTTCGAGAGCAAGGCAGGTCGCCACGCCAGCATCTGGCTGCCGGACTACCATGTGGACATCGACGCCAAGGTGCTGCCAGGCATGGAGAAGGACGAGGCGTCGGACTTGTCTTATAACCCGGTGACTAAAACGCTGTTTGCGGTCATGGGCAAAAATGCGTTTCTGGTGGAGCTGACGCTCACGGGCGATGTACTGCGCAAGATCCCGTTGGTGGGCTGGAGCAATCCGGAAGGCGTTGCCGTCATGAACGATGGCCTGATTGCGATCACTGACGAGCGCCAGCACAAGCTGACCATCGTTAAAGTGAATGCCGACACCACCACCCTGAACATCGCGGATTTTCCCCAGTACGAACTCGGCAAGTCCTCCAACCAGAACAAGGGCTTCGAAGGCATCGCCTGGGACCCACAGCGTCAGCAGTTGATACTGGGCGAGGAGCGACCTCCCGCGCTGTATACGTGGAAAAGTGATGGCAGTGACGTGCTGACAGGCGACAAGCAGCCGCTACCCAGTCGCTCGCTGGACATGCGCAATCTGTCCTCGCTGAGCATCGACCCGCGCACGGGCCACATGCTCGCGCTGTCTGCCGATTCGCACATGTTGCTGGAAGTCGACGAGCAAGGCGAGCAGGTGAGCTTCATGACATTGTTGGGCGGCATGAACGGTTTGAAGGATACAATTCCGCGCGCTGAAGGCGTGGCCCTCGATGAGGCCGGTACGCTGTACATGGTCAGCGAACCGAACCTGTTCTATTCGTTTCACAGGGCGCTTCACAAGCACTGA
- a CDS encoding SdiA-regulated domain-containing protein, translated as MRRSTRSLVLLLALVPLIVVFVIANQRYRYVESALFDWQVFWQSDSLQSIGLDQYRVVTEAQVIDGLKDDVSGLSYDPDRKSLFTVTNQNPELVELSLDGRVLRRIPLVGFGDAEAVEYISPGTYVISDERRLRLIQIHVDDNTKSLDAAQAEQLTLGITASGNKGYEGLAYDSVGKRLFVARERDPVQIIEVRGFPKTNSEAPGNLQVISNSKRDGRLSVRDLSSLQFDETSGHLLALSDESKRILELDTSGHPIGSGSLAKGAMGLSKDVPQAEGMAMDAEGALYLVSEPNLFYVFRKP; from the coding sequence ATGCGTCGCTCTACTCGCTCTTTAGTTCTGCTTCTGGCCCTTGTACCTCTGATCGTCGTGTTCGTGATCGCCAATCAGCGATACCGCTATGTTGAAAGCGCCCTGTTCGACTGGCAGGTGTTCTGGCAGTCCGACTCGCTTCAGTCCATTGGTCTGGATCAGTACCGCGTCGTCACAGAAGCACAGGTGATCGACGGGCTGAAGGATGATGTCTCGGGCCTGAGCTACGACCCGGACCGCAAGAGCCTGTTTACGGTGACCAATCAGAACCCCGAACTGGTCGAGCTGAGCCTGGACGGTCGTGTGCTGCGGCGCATTCCGCTGGTGGGTTTCGGTGATGCAGAGGCCGTCGAATACATCAGCCCGGGCACTTACGTGATCAGCGATGAGCGTCGGCTCCGGCTGATTCAGATTCACGTCGATGACAACACCAAAAGTCTGGACGCCGCCCAGGCAGAACAATTGACGCTGGGCATCACCGCCAGCGGCAACAAGGGCTATGAAGGGCTGGCCTATGATTCGGTGGGTAAGCGCCTGTTTGTCGCCCGGGAGCGTGATCCGGTGCAGATCATCGAGGTGCGCGGCTTTCCCAAGACCAACTCCGAGGCTCCCGGCAATCTGCAGGTCATCTCCAACAGCAAGCGCGATGGCCGACTGTCGGTTCGTGACCTCTCCAGCCTGCAATTCGATGAGACCAGCGGCCATTTGCTGGCGTTGTCCGATGAGTCGAAGCGCATTCTCGAACTCGACACCAGTGGTCATCCGATTGGCAGCGGCTCGCTGGCAAAAGGGGCGATGGGGCTGAGCAAGGACGTGCCGCAGGCTGAAGGGATGGCCATGGATGCTGAAGGGGCGTTGTATCTGGTGAGCGAGCCGAACCTGTTTTACGTGTTCCGCAAGCCTTGA
- the rpiA gene encoding ribose-5-phosphate isomerase RpiA, producing the protein MTQDQLKQAVAQAAVDFILPKLDDKSIVGVGTGSTANCFIDALAKHKAAFDGAVASSQATAARLKAHGIPVYELNTVSDLEFYVDGADESDEHLNLIKGGGAALTREKIVAAVAKTFICIADGSKLVPVLGAFPLPVEVIPMARSHVARQLVKLGGDPVYREGVLTDNGNIIIDVHNMSITNPVELEAQINAIVGVVTNGLFAARPADLLLLGTTEGVKTLTR; encoded by the coding sequence ATGACCCAGGATCAACTCAAACAGGCAGTCGCTCAGGCAGCTGTCGACTTCATCCTTCCGAAGCTCGATGACAAAAGCATTGTGGGCGTCGGCACCGGCTCCACGGCCAATTGCTTCATCGACGCGCTGGCCAAGCACAAGGCCGCGTTTGACGGCGCTGTTGCCAGCTCGCAAGCCACTGCGGCGCGCCTGAAGGCGCATGGCATTCCGGTCTATGAGCTGAACACGGTCAGCGATCTGGAGTTCTATGTCGACGGAGCCGACGAAAGCGACGAGCACCTGAACCTGATCAAGGGCGGCGGCGCGGCACTGACTCGCGAGAAAATCGTCGCGGCCGTGGCCAAGACCTTCATCTGCATCGCCGACGGCAGCAAGCTGGTACCAGTGCTGGGCGCGTTCCCGCTGCCGGTCGAAGTCATTCCGATGGCCCGCAGCCACGTTGCGCGGCAACTGGTGAAACTGGGCGGCGACCCGGTTTATCGCGAAGGTGTTCTGACCGACAACGGCAACATCATCATTGATGTGCACAACATGAGCATTACCAACCCGGTGGAGCTGGAAGCGCAGATCAACGCCATCGTCGGCGTGGTCACCAACGGCCTGTTCGCCGCCCGTCCGGCCGATCTGTTGCTGCTGGGCACCACCGAAGGCGTGAAAACCCTGACGCGCTGA